The following are encoded together in the Tripterygium wilfordii isolate XIE 37 chromosome 3, ASM1340144v1, whole genome shotgun sequence genome:
- the LOC119985449 gene encoding pentatricopeptide repeat-containing protein At1g50270, producing the protein MLMSRTRKIRTIVGGTLLSVLDCHEALSLSHVKQIHSIIVTFGLSKDTFLLTKLINFCTLSPQNDLAYATHLFGQIKGPGIHLWNSMIRYFSTSTQQHGSLVCYARMRQDGVFPDKHTFPLLLKAFSKLRNENPLQFYAHIVKFGWESDCFVGNSLISAFVNSGCLDFARQVFAECPQKDVVTWTAIIDGHVRNGCAMGGLRCFVEMISTGMKVDEVTVVSVLSGAGMVRDIWFGRCIHGFYVEQGRVKWDVYVGSALVDMYSKSGYSDDASKVFYGMRIRNVVSWTTLIAGYVQCNRFRDALLVYQEMLMEAIKPNHSTLTSVLTACAQLGAVAQGRWIHGYIYRKNLEINLALGTALIDMYAKCGCLDEALLIFEKLPSKDICTWTAMINGLAMHGDASSSLNFFSNMVKNGIQPNEITFIGVLSACSHGGLVDEGRKFFQSMRHNYHLEPNVDNYGCMVDLLGRAGYLDEARKLIEDMPMKPTPGIWGALFGACMIHKDYKLGEYVGKHLINLQPYHSGRYTLLANLYSRNHRWDAAAHIRKLMKGKGIGKIPGVSWIELNGVIHEFTAFDKSHSESSNIFEILDAVMVQLKPLGCIIDDDDL; encoded by the coding sequence ATGCTGATGTCTAGAACCAGGAAGATAAGAACCATAGTTGGTGGCACACTCCTTTCTGTACTCGACTGCCATGAAGCATTGTCTCTGAGTCATGTTAAGCAGATTCACTCCATCATTGTTACCTTTGGCCTCTCCAAAGACACTTTCTTGCTAACCAAATTGATTAATTTCTGCACGCTCTCTCCACAAAACGATCTCGCTTACGCTACCCATCTCTTCGGCCAAATCAAGGGACCCGGCATTCACCTATGGAACTCCATGATCAGATACTTCTCTACGAGTACTCAACAGCACGGTTCCCTTGTTTGCTATGCGAGGATGCGCCAAGACGGTGTCTTCCCGGACAAGCACACATTCCCATTGCTTCTCAAGGCATTTTCCAAACTGAGGAACGAGAACCCATTGCAGTTTTATGCTCACATTGTGAAGTTTGGTTGGGAATCTGACTGTTTCGTGGGGAATTCGTTGATTTCGGCGTTTGTGAATTCTGGGTGCTTGGATTTTGCACGCCAGGTGTTCGCTGAATGTCCACAGAAGGATGTGGTCACATGGACTGCAATAATTGATGGGCATGTGAGGAATGGTTGTGCCATGGGAGGATTACGGTGTTTCGTGGAGATGATTTCAACGGGCATGAAGGTTGATGAGGTGACTgttgttagtgttcttagcggcgcAGGAATGGTGCGTGATATTTGGTTTGGGAGGTGCATTCATGGGTTTTATGTGGAGCAAGGGAGAGTGAAGTGGGATGTTTATGTCGGTAGTGCTCTTGTAGATATGTACTCAAAGTCTGGTTATTCTGATGATGCTTCCAAAGTTTTCTATGGGATGAGAATTAGAAATGTGGTTTCCTGGACCACTTTGATAGCTGGTTATGTGCAATGTAATAGGTTTCGGGATGCCCTGCTTGTCTACCAAGAAATGCTGATGGAGGCTATCAAGCCTAATCATTCGACATTGACAAGTGTTCTAACTGCTTGTGCACAACTCGGGGCAGTGGCTCAAGGAAGGTGGATACATGGTTACATATATAGAAAAAATTTAGAAATCAACTTGGCGCTTGGAACTGCTTTGATAGACATGTATGCTAAGTGTGGATGTCTCGATGAGGCCTTATTGATTTTCGAGAAGTTGCCTTCAAAAGACATATGTACTTGGACTGCCATGATTAATGGGTTGGCAATGCATGGAGATGCCTCCAGTTCCTTGAATTTCTTCTCAAACATGGTGAAGAACGGGATTCAGCCCAACGAAATCACCTTTATTGGTGTTCTTAGTGCATGCTCTCATGGAGGCCTAGTAGATGAGGGACGTAAGTTCTTTCAGTCAATGAGGCACAATTACCATTTGGAGCCTAATGTGGATAACTATGGATGCATGGTAGATCTATTAGGTCGTGCAGGGTACTTAGATGAAGCGAGGAAGTTGATTGAGGACATGCCAATGAAGCCTACTCCAGGTATATGGGGAGCTCTTTTTGGAGCCTGTATGATACACAAGGACTATAAGCTAGGGGAATATGTCGGAAAACATCTAATCAATCTACAACCCTATCATAGTGGCAGATACACGCTGTTAGCAAACTTGTACTCAAGAAATCATAGATGGGATGCAGCTGCGCACATAAGGAAGCTAATGAAAGGTAAAGGCATTGGTAAGATTCCTGGCGTTAGCTGGATTGAATTGAATGGTGTCATTCATGAGTTCACAGCATTCGACAAATCTCATTCTGAATCAAGTAAtatatttgagattttggatgCTGTTATGGTCCAGTTGAAGCCCCTTGGTTGTATTatagatgatgatgatctttGA